The sequence GGTCGGCCATGGCGTTTTCGAGGTGGTGGCGGTGCACCGGTGTGGTTGGCGACCCGGTGCTCGCCTGGGCTAATGCTTCGGCGGGCCGAACGGGAGCTGTTGCAAGCCTGCCTTCTTGCCATCCCGCACGCCGGTGAACGCCTGGTCGATGAGCCGTGAAACCTGTCGGGCCGAGGAGTGCCAGCAGTACCGTGCCACGTTCGCCTTGCCGCGCCGGCGCAGGTCCTGGCGCAACGCTTCGTCCCGCAGGACCCGCTGCATGCAGTCGGCGATGTCCTTGACCTGCAACGGATCGAAATACAGCGCGCTGTCACCCAGCACTTCGGGAATGGAGGCGGCGCGTGCCGCGATGACCGGGCAACCACAGGCCTGCGCTTCGAGCGGGGGAATCCCGAAGCCTTCGTAAACGGACGGAAACACGAAGGCCGTTGCGCCCTGGTAGGCCTCGACCAGCTCTTCGTCGGTGAGCCGGCCAAGCATGCGGATGCGGCGGCTGCCGGCGACATCGTGGAGGCTGCCGGAAAAGACGCGGTTCGAGTCGCCGATGATGCGCAGCTCGACTTCCTCAAGCCCTTCGAGTTTCAGGAAGGCGGCGACCATTCTCGCAAAGTTCTTGTGAGCGCTGGGCGATGAGACGGCCAGCAGGTACGGCGCCGAGCCACGCGGGCATCGTTCTGCGCAAAAGGGTTGAAAGCGGGCGTCCACGGCGTTGGGCACCACCCAGATATGGTCTGCCGGGTAGCCGTAGAAGCGAGCTATTTCTTTCCGGGAAAATTCGCTCACGGTGATCAATGCCTTGATTCGCTTGAGTAGCAGGGGTGTCAGGTTGCGATAGGCGGTGCGGAAGGCTTTCGAGTAACTCTCCGGGTGCCTGACATAGGTGATGTCGTGGTGGGTCGCGATCTGGTTGCCGTAGGCCAGCGGGGCCGTGTTGCAGAGCGAGACCAGCGGTGGGCTGCCATTGCGCACGAGCCACAGCGGCAGGTCCAACTGTTCCCACAGGTGGCCTCGGTGGCGGCCGATGCGGCGTACCTGCAACTGCTCGGCACTGTCATGCAGGCGTATGTCGTGCGGCGCAACGAACACCAGATCGTCACGCAGGTGGCTGAGCTGCAGGCTGATCTGCTCCGCGAAACGCTGTACGCCTCGCATTTCCTGGGTCAGAAAGCGCGCATTGATCACAATCATCTGAAATTCCTCTTTTCAAGAAACTGTTCGCAGCGGGACTGCCGCTAGGGCGTGGCGCGTGCCGTCGCGGACCGGCCGAGGCTGATCACTTTCGGAAATCGGTCCAGCTCGACCGTGGCGGTACAAGTGCTTGCGTGGGTCGGGCAGCTCCATTGGGGGTTGTCCCGGCTCCGTCCGTTCTCAGGGTGCGCGGTGTCGATCAGCTCCAGCGGGCCGTGGGTCTTGCCCGCCGACTCGATGCTGACCGAGCGGGGCTGGTCCGTGCTCCAGCCCACCAGAACCTGTTCGCCAGCGCGGGCGAAGCGCATCAGAACGGTGTTTTTGCCGGGTTCACCAACGTGACCCATAAATGCGTAATGCTCGATGATCGGGCTGATCGCCTTGAGCGTTCGATACGCGGGCTTGAGGCCATAATCCTGGCGGAGCAAGCCGAAGTTGTGCTCCCGTTCACGCTTGTCGGTGCCATCGTTTCGCAGGTCGTACCACCACATGCCACGCACGTTGGGGAGCGTTTTGACGAGCAGGAAGCTGCGTGCGAGATAGGCGGCCTGCAGGTTTTCATCGATGCCACAGGAACCCTGATAGGCCGGCCAGCTCATCTCCGTAAGATAAAGAGGCACGGGTTGGCCGGCGGCGCGGGACAGTTCCAGGTCGACCTCGGCGAGCCACTCGATCCAGGCCTCCGGCGTGTTTTTCCCTCGACCGCGACAATGTACGTAGGGGTGCAGCGAGAGGCCATCGATCGATTGCATGACACCGGCCTCGATCAGACGCAGGGCGAAACCCGACTCGATGCCCTTGGTGGTCACCGCGCCGGCCAGCACCTTGGCGTCGGGGTCGTGCTGGCGAATGATGCCCGCCGCATCGGCGATCACACGGGCATAATCCTGGGTGAACTGCGGATCGGTGGGGTCCTCGACGTCCCACTCGTTCCAGACCTCGTAGTGCTTGATGCGGCCCCGAAACTGCTGCGCAACGAAGGCGACGTAACGGTTGAACGCAGCGCGCACCGGCTCGCTGCGCGGTTTTTCCCCGCCGCCATGGAACTGGTTTCCGTAGCCGAGGATGAACAGGCTATCGAGCCCCTTGGCTTCGGTGCCCGCCAGGTAGCGATTCCAGTGCGGCTCCACCTTGAGCCGATCGCGATCGCGCTCCAGGAAGGCCCAGTGGGCATCGGTTCGTACCGACTCGATGCCGGCGTCGCGCATCAGTTCGTTGCCCTGGCTGCGACTGTCGCGCAGATGAAGATCATGTGAGCAGACGCCGATGATGAACGAAGCGTCCGGTTCGAGCGCCGGAGCCTGAAATGCCAGGCCAGAGATGGCCGCGACAAGCGCCAGACGACGAAAACAGTGGCGGGTGTTCATGGCTGTTCATTCCCAGGTTTATACGCATGCGCTCCAAGGCCGCCATGCGCTTGTGCGGTGGTGATGGGGTTATGAGGGGCTCGATACGGCAGCGCTCGTGGCGTCAGGACGTGGGCGATGGCCATGCCCAGAAACAGGGTGGCGGTGGTGACTTCCAGCACATCGGTCGCCCAGCCGATCAGGCAGGTGCAGAAGACGATGGCCAACAGTGCGTCGCGAATGCGCGGGCCGCGATCGTGCAGGCGCAGCAGCAACGGAAACAGCAGCAGATACAGCAGTACCCCGAAGACCCCCAACATGCCCCAGAGATACAGCGCCGTGTTGTCGGCGATGCTCAGCAGCTCCAGCCAGGTCAGCGGAAAGGCGGCCGTGCTGCTGCCGACCGCACCGAACCCGGCGCCCCACCAGCCCCAGCCCTCGTTGACGATGACCTCGATGAAGTTCGGCCAGCTATTGATCAGGCGGTCGTTGAAGGACGCGAAGAGACTGGCGCTATAGGCTTCGCTCTGCGGGATGTTCAACAGCAGGCTGGCAATCGGCAACGCCATTCCCGTCAGCACCGCGATGAGAAACGCCAGCGCGCTCGGCAGGCGATAGCCAGCGAGGAACAGCATCATCAGGGTCAGCAGGTAGGCGGCCGCGGTGGACTTGTTGGTGGTCAGGAAGATGGCGCCGAAGGCCAAGGGATAAAGCATCATCCGCAGCAGCCGCATTTGCAGGAAGGCGGCCAGGAACAGGCTGTACAGCGCGATCATCACGGCCAGATTGGTCGACATCCGGGCGAAACCGGCAAGACGGTCCGTACTGCCGAACGCCCAGGATTTGTTCGCGGTCAGTTCGACGTCACCCATCATGTAGCTGTAGCCCTTCCAGGGCACGCTGGTGAACATGTCCAGCGCGATGCCCAGAAGCGAGGCGACCAGGCACAGGCCGATCACCCCGCCCAGCAGGCCGGTTCGGCGCTCCAGATAGCTGCCGCAGAACAGTCCGAACAGCAGCGGCAGGTAGATGAACACGCTGAAGCCGATGTTGCCCAGCGAGGCTCCGTGAAGCAGGGCCAGCAAGCTGGAAACCAGCAAGGTAAACAGCACGAGCCAGACGCCGGGCTCGCTTCGTGCGCGTGGCAGCTCCAGCGCCACCGCGGCCAGGCAGGCGAGCTTGGGCAGGTAGAGCAGGGCGGAAATGCCGGCCATGTCCAGGTAATAGCGCAGTGCGCCGGCAAAGGTTTCGCTGATCAGCAGCGAGGCGGCGATCAGTGCCAGCAGCGTTGACTTGTCAATCGCCAGCTGGCTCGACCTGGGATGCGTGCGGGGCAGCGAACTCAGGGGCATCGGGGGCTCTCCGGCCGTGTAGCGCGGCATGCAGGATCGATTGGTACTGATCGAGCATTCGCTCCATGTTCAAAAAAGGTGCGACGCTGGTACGGGCCTGCCGGGACAACCGTTGGCGCAGACCGCTGTCCAGATAGAGC is a genomic window of Stutzerimonas stutzeri containing:
- a CDS encoding glycosyltransferase family 4 protein — its product is MIVINARFLTQEMRGVQRFAEQISLQLSHLRDDLVFVAPHDIRLHDSAEQLQVRRIGRHRGHLWEQLDLPLWLVRNGSPPLVSLCNTAPLAYGNQIATHHDITYVRHPESYSKAFRTAYRNLTPLLLKRIKALITVSEFSRKEIARFYGYPADHIWVVPNAVDARFQPFCAERCPRGSAPYLLAVSSPSAHKNFARMVAAFLKLEGLEEVELRIIGDSNRVFSGSLHDVAGSRRIRMLGRLTDEELVEAYQGATAFVFPSVYEGFGIPPLEAQACGCPVIAARAASIPEVLGDSALYFDPLQVKDIADCMQRVLRDEALRQDLRRRGKANVARYCWHSSARQVSRLIDQAFTGVRDGKKAGLQQLPFGPPKH